The following proteins are encoded in a genomic region of bacterium:
- a CDS encoding ATP-dependent helicase C-terminal domain-containing protein, with protein DAAALRAAARTADQLEGLLRGIHRHAAPKGGRAASLLARLLLDAWPDRLARLREPGGERYLLATGRGARLSPASCVRGRELIVAVEVDAGGEGEGIIHAASAVDAATVREECAGRIRAERSVTWDERQRRVVGVEREAIGAVALAERPFNPGDGEALPVLCEVLRAQGAALLAFDAAARQLQGRVRLLAAAFPGAGWPDLSDGALFAAPETWLASRLGGARTARDLQRVDVAAALRALIPPRLLPQLEKLAPAHLEVPSGRRVALDYEPPEGPVLAVKLQELFGLGETPAVAAGKVPVLVHLLSPAGRPVQVTRDLRGFWDGAYRQVRAELRGRYPKHPWPDDPWNAPPTSRTKPRDR; from the coding sequence CGACGCGGCGGCGCTGCGCGCGGCGGCGCGGACGGCGGACCAGCTCGAGGGGTTGCTGCGAGGGATCCACCGTCACGCGGCGCCGAAGGGGGGGCGCGCGGCGAGCCTGCTCGCCCGCCTCCTCCTCGACGCCTGGCCGGACCGGCTGGCGCGCCTGCGCGAGCCCGGCGGCGAGCGCTACCTGCTCGCGACTGGCCGCGGCGCCCGTCTCTCGCCGGCAAGCTGCGTGCGCGGGCGCGAATTGATCGTCGCCGTCGAAGTGGACGCCGGGGGCGAGGGCGAGGGGATCATCCACGCGGCTTCAGCCGTCGACGCGGCGACCGTCCGCGAGGAGTGCGCCGGGCGGATCCGCGCCGAGCGCTCGGTGACCTGGGACGAGCGGCAGCGCCGGGTCGTCGGCGTCGAGCGCGAGGCGATCGGGGCCGTCGCGCTGGCGGAGCGGCCGTTCAACCCGGGGGACGGGGAGGCGCTGCCCGTCCTGTGCGAAGTGCTCCGCGCCCAGGGCGCCGCGCTCCTGGCCTTCGACGCGGCCGCGCGGCAGTTGCAGGGCCGCGTGCGCCTCCTGGCCGCCGCCTTCCCCGGCGCGGGCTGGCCGGACCTGTCGGACGGCGCGCTCTTCGCGGCACCGGAGACGTGGCTCGCGTCGCGCCTCGGCGGGGCGCGCACCGCGCGGGACCTGCAGCGCGTGGACGTCGCCGCGGCTCTGCGCGCGCTGATCCCGCCGCGCCTGCTGCCGCAGCTCGAGAAGCTGGCGCCCGCGCACCTCGAGGTCCCGAGCGGCCGGCGCGTGGCGCTCGACTACGAGCCGCCGGAGGGGCCGGTGCTCGCGGTCAAGCTGCAGGAGCTCTTCGGGCTCGGCGAGACGCCGGCGGTCGCGGCCGGGAAGGTGCCCGTGCTGGTGCACCTGCTCTCGCCGGCGGGACGGCCGGTGCAGGTCACGCGCGATCTGCGCGGCTTCTGGGACGGCGCCTACCGGCAGGTGCGCGCCGAGCTGCGCGGCCGCTACCCGAAGCACCCCTGGCCCGACGACCCCTGGAACGCCCCACCCACGTCGCGGACCAAACCGCGCGACCGATAG
- a CDS encoding undecaprenyl-phosphate glucose phosphotransferase has protein sequence MVQKPLRALAAIAFVSDLAAVSAAYVLAYLLRFHFEIVPVTRGFAPLATYLNFLPVVLALWFAASWVNGLYASQRRLSRTEEFFSVAKAGSLATLLLISLTFFYREYTFSRVMLLLFWATSILLASSGRALIVIAVRIRRRRGINVSQALIVGAGELGQTIARKIAEMPQLGLRVAGFVDDLPPAAANGPAAKAPPLLGRIDDLPELLRAHRIAHVFFALPREEHLQLERGLALVDREVVDILVVPDILQFVMLRAGLASLGGIPMINLTETPLSGWYGPVKRTADVVFALLALVLLSPLLALIALAIKLTSPGPVLYRQERMSLDGTLFQMYKFRSMRDDAEAETGAVWARPDDPRRTALGALLRRTSLDELPQLINILKGEMSFVGPRPERPVFVEEFSGKVPRYMLRHKVRCGLTGWAQVNGWRGNTSIEKRIEYDIFYIENWSLSFDVKILLMTLWNGFVNKHAY, from the coding sequence ATGGTGCAGAAACCCCTCCGGGCGCTGGCGGCGATCGCCTTCGTCTCCGATCTCGCGGCGGTCTCCGCCGCCTACGTGCTCGCGTACCTGCTGCGCTTCCACTTCGAGATCGTGCCGGTCACCAGGGGCTTCGCGCCGCTGGCCACCTACCTCAACTTCCTGCCGGTCGTGCTGGCGCTCTGGTTCGCGGCGAGCTGGGTCAACGGCCTCTACGCCTCGCAGCGGCGCCTCTCGCGCACCGAGGAGTTCTTCTCCGTGGCGAAGGCCGGCTCGCTCGCCACCCTGCTGCTGATCTCGCTGACCTTCTTCTACCGCGAGTACACGTTCTCGCGGGTGATGCTGCTGCTCTTCTGGGCCACGAGCATCCTGCTGGCCTCCTCGGGACGGGCCCTGATCGTGATCGCGGTGCGCATCCGGCGCCGGCGCGGCATCAACGTCAGCCAGGCGCTCATCGTCGGGGCCGGCGAGCTGGGCCAGACGATCGCCCGCAAGATCGCCGAGATGCCGCAGCTCGGCCTGCGCGTCGCCGGCTTCGTCGACGACCTGCCGCCCGCCGCCGCGAACGGGCCGGCCGCCAAGGCGCCGCCCCTGCTCGGCCGCATCGACGACCTGCCGGAGCTGCTGCGCGCCCACCGCATCGCGCACGTCTTCTTCGCGCTGCCGCGCGAGGAGCACCTCCAGCTCGAGCGCGGGCTCGCCCTCGTCGACCGCGAGGTGGTCGACATCCTCGTCGTCCCCGACATCCTCCAGTTCGTGATGCTGCGCGCCGGGCTCGCCAGCCTCGGCGGCATCCCGATGATCAACCTCACCGAGACCCCGCTCTCGGGCTGGTACGGGCCGGTCAAGCGCACCGCCGACGTCGTCTTCGCGCTGCTCGCGCTGGTGCTGCTCTCGCCGCTGCTGGCGCTGATCGCGCTGGCGATCAAGCTCACCTCGCCGGGGCCCGTCCTCTACCGCCAGGAGCGCATGAGCCTCGACGGCACCCTCTTCCAGATGTACAAGTTCCGCTCGATGCGCGACGACGCGGAGGCCGAGACCGGCGCGGTCTGGGCGCGGCCCGACGACCCGCGGCGCACGGCGCTCGGCGCGCTGCTGCGGCGCACGAGCCTGGATGAGCTGCCGCAGCTGATCAACATCCTCAAGGGGGAGATGAGCTTCGTCGGCCCGCGCCCGGAGCGGCCGGTCTTCGTCGAGGAGTTCAGCGGGAAGGTCCCGCGCTACATGCTCCGCCACAAGGTGCGCTGCGGCCTCACCGGCTGGGCGCAGGTCAACGGCTGGCGCGGGAACACCTCGATCGAGAAGCGCATCGAGTACGACATCTTCTACATCGAGAACTGGTCGCTCTCCTTCGACGTGAAGATCCTGTTGATGACGCTTTGGAACGGCTTCGTCAACAAGCATGCGTACTAG
- a CDS encoding ATP-binding protein, with amino-acid sequence MRTSRLGIRGRLILNVLALVAISLWTLGVMLLRQNAAFLAAEQRERGRALATAVEKALGALNATGTAAPAGGPPLAAVQELLASLAEDPSIAGLTLRDAAGRTVAAAGSEPGKTADAASYALAPRGAPPASLVVAFAQGDRGRRAAYTHLQVLVQLGITALVLVLFLHLLVSVQIVGPLRRLAAAAGRIAGGDFDRPVGERGTDELGDLAAAFEGMRLRLREGRDLERARLEELRLAHADVVAKEAELLRAERLAAVGSVAASVAHEVGNPLGAVTGYLALARDESAPEAAREHLDRAERELLRIDRIMRDLLEYARPPRMDWSDLDLNALARDLAQHLRRQPDFAGVTLRLELAEGLPAVRADYHRLRQTLLNLALNAAQALRGAGTVTLATFGPAGGAGPGASVGDDGPGIPPEVLARLFEPFVTAGKGARGTGLGLAICRRAAEAMGATLTVRTEADAGTTFTLTFPEQKLDFEVH; translated from the coding sequence ATGCGTACTAGCCGCCTCGGCATCCGCGGGCGGTTGATCCTCAACGTCCTCGCGCTCGTCGCCATCTCGCTCTGGACCCTCGGCGTCATGCTCCTGCGCCAGAACGCCGCCTTCCTCGCGGCCGAGCAGCGCGAGCGCGGGCGCGCGCTGGCCACGGCGGTCGAGAAGGCCCTCGGCGCCCTGAACGCGACGGGGACAGCCGCGCCCGCCGGGGGCCCGCCCCTGGCCGCGGTGCAGGAACTGCTCGCCTCGCTCGCCGAGGACCCGAGCATCGCCGGGCTCACGCTTCGCGACGCGGCTGGGCGAACGGTCGCCGCCGCCGGTAGCGAGCCGGGCAAGACGGCGGACGCCGCGTCGTACGCGCTCGCACCGCGCGGGGCGCCGCCGGCGAGCCTCGTCGTCGCATTCGCCCAAGGAGACCGGGGACGGCGGGCGGCCTACACGCATCTGCAGGTGCTCGTCCAGCTCGGGATCACCGCGCTCGTCCTCGTGCTCTTCCTGCACCTGCTGGTCTCGGTGCAGATCGTCGGGCCGCTGCGGCGGCTCGCCGCCGCGGCGGGTCGGATCGCCGGCGGCGACTTCGACCGCCCCGTCGGGGAACGCGGCACCGACGAGCTGGGGGATCTGGCCGCGGCATTCGAGGGGATGCGCCTGCGGCTGCGCGAGGGACGCGATCTCGAACGTGCGCGCCTCGAGGAGTTGCGCCTGGCCCACGCCGATGTCGTCGCGAAGGAGGCGGAGCTTCTGCGGGCCGAGCGCCTCGCCGCCGTCGGCTCCGTGGCCGCGAGCGTGGCGCACGAGGTCGGCAACCCGCTCGGCGCCGTCACCGGCTACCTGGCGCTGGCGCGCGACGAGAGCGCGCCGGAGGCCGCCCGGGAGCACCTCGACCGCGCGGAGCGGGAACTGCTGCGGATCGACCGCATCATGCGCGACCTCCTGGAGTACGCCCGCCCGCCGCGGATGGACTGGAGCGATCTCGATCTCAATGCGCTCGCGCGCGACCTGGCCCAGCACCTGCGCCGCCAGCCGGACTTCGCGGGCGTCACCCTGCGGCTCGAACTCGCCGAGGGCCTCCCGGCGGTGCGCGCAGACTATCACCGGCTGCGCCAGACGCTCCTGAACCTCGCCCTCAACGCCGCGCAGGCCCTGCGGGGCGCCGGCACGGTGACGCTCGCCACGTTCGGGCCGGCAGGCGGGGCGGGGCCCGGTGCAAGCGTCGGCGACGACGGCCCGGGCATCCCGCCCGAAGTCCTCGCGCGCCTCTTCGAGCCGTTCGTCACCGCGGGGAAGGGGGCGCGGGGCACCGGCCTCGGCCTCGCGATCTGCCGGCGCGCGGCCGAGGCGATGGGCGCGACGCTCACCGTGCGCACCGAGGCCGATGCCGGGACGACCTTCACGCTGACGTTCCCGGAGCAGAAGCTGGATTTCGAGGTACACTGA
- a CDS encoding sigma-54 dependent transcriptional regulator — MGQIQVLVIDDEESLRHMLASFLAKEGFAVAAAATGAEGLALAKATRHAVVLCDVVLPDVDGLALVEQLREVDHHQLILVMSAYGSLETAIEAIRRGARDYLSKPFQPQELLIKVRRLLEEERLREENLRLQRELSGRWAAHAIIGKGAAMERLLAQVGQVANFKTTILITGESGTGKELIARAIHRQSQRRERAFVAVNCSAIPEALLESELFGHVRGAFTSATSHKRGLFEEADGGTLLLDEIAEIPPSLQVKLLRAIQEEEIRRVGDTKTLNVDVRLLAATSKDLAAEVAAGRFREELYYRLNVVNLHLPPLRERAEDVPLLLEHFLAKFAEKLGRKVEGFSTEALAYLLAYPWPGNVRELENRVERAVLLAAGPRITLAEIVPAPAAPAARRAGEFLPDTLSIPESRAALERHLIGRALTECGGNRTRAAKLLEISYRALLMKIQEYGL, encoded by the coding sequence ATGGGTCAGATCCAGGTCCTGGTCATCGACGACGAGGAGAGCCTGCGGCACATGCTCGCCTCCTTCCTCGCGAAGGAGGGCTTCGCCGTCGCGGCCGCCGCCACCGGCGCCGAGGGCCTCGCGCTCGCGAAGGCCACCCGCCACGCCGTCGTGCTCTGCGACGTGGTGCTCCCCGACGTGGACGGCCTCGCCCTCGTCGAGCAGCTGCGCGAGGTCGATCACCACCAGCTCATCCTCGTGATGTCGGCCTACGGCTCGCTCGAGACCGCGATCGAGGCGATCCGCCGCGGCGCGCGCGACTACCTCTCGAAGCCCTTCCAGCCGCAGGAACTGCTGATCAAAGTGCGCCGGCTCCTGGAGGAGGAGCGCCTGCGCGAGGAGAACCTGCGACTCCAGCGCGAGCTGAGCGGGCGCTGGGCCGCGCACGCCATCATCGGCAAGGGCGCGGCGATGGAGCGCCTGCTCGCCCAGGTCGGGCAGGTCGCGAACTTCAAGACGACGATCCTCATCACCGGCGAGAGCGGCACCGGCAAGGAGCTGATCGCGCGGGCGATCCACCGGCAGAGCCAGCGGCGCGAGCGCGCGTTCGTCGCCGTGAACTGCTCGGCGATCCCCGAGGCGCTCCTCGAGAGCGAGCTGTTCGGGCACGTGCGCGGCGCCTTCACGTCGGCGACGAGCCACAAGCGCGGCCTCTTCGAGGAGGCCGACGGCGGCACCCTGCTGCTCGACGAGATCGCCGAGATCCCCCCCTCGCTCCAGGTCAAGCTGCTGCGCGCGATCCAGGAGGAGGAGATCCGGCGCGTCGGCGACACGAAGACGCTGAACGTCGACGTGCGCCTGCTGGCCGCGACCTCCAAGGACCTGGCCGCGGAGGTCGCGGCCGGGCGCTTCCGCGAGGAGCTCTACTACCGTCTCAACGTCGTGAACCTGCACCTGCCGCCGCTGCGCGAGCGCGCCGAGGACGTCCCGCTGCTGCTCGAGCACTTCCTGGCCAAGTTCGCCGAGAAGCTCGGCCGCAAGGTCGAGGGCTTCTCCACGGAGGCGCTCGCCTACCTGCTGGCCTACCCCTGGCCGGGGAACGTGCGCGAGCTGGAGAACCGGGTCGAGCGGGCCGTGCTGCTCGCCGCGGGACCGCGGATCACGCTGGCCGAGATCGTCCCGGCACCGGCGGCGCCGGCGGCGCGACGCGCGGGCGAGTTCCTGCCGGACACGCTCTCGATCCCGGAGAGCAGGGCCGCCCTCGAGCGGCACCTGATCGGCCGCGCGCTCACCGAGTGCGGAGGCAACAGGACGCGGGCCGCGAAGCTTCTGGAGATCAGCTATCGCGCCTTGCTGATGAAGATCCAGGAGTACGGTCTGTAG